AAAAGGAGGATAGGGAATTTCTACTTTATTATGTGAAGGCCGAAGAAACCTGTACCATGTCGCTTGCCGCAGCCTATTTTAATAACAAAAGCACATCGCACGGAGTAGTTACCGAACCAACGGAGGTGCTCATATTCCCGGCCGGTTTGATAGATCAGTGGCAGCTTAAATATCCGTCATGGAACAGGTACGTGATGAATATTTTCAGGAAGCGGTATGATGAATTGATCAGCAATTTTGAGGTGACCGTGTTTGAGCATATTGATGTGCGGGTGATGGAATACTTAAAAAACCGGGCGCGAAATGAAGGCAGCAATTCGGTTCATTTTTCGCACCGGCAACTGGCTGATGAACTGGGTACAACCAGGGTGGTAATATCGCGGATATTAAAGGAGTTTGAACGGCAGCAAAAAATAAAACTGTACCGTGGCCGAATAGATATGCTTTAAAAATAAATTTTTGCCTGTGTATCTTTTGATACCGTTTTGAGGGGCCGGGCGCTTGTAGTTTTGGTTTATAATAAATAATCACTCTTTAAAACAATCAAAATTATGAAAACGCTACACTGTGCCGATGCCGGCTTTACCTGCGATGCTGTTGTAACCGCAAACACGGAAGAAGAAGTATTAACCATTGCTGCCGAGCATGCCCGCACTGTTCACGGTACCGAGGTTACACCCGAAATGGCCGAGCAGATAAAAACACTCATCAAAGAGGCTTAACAGGGTACACTATTGTTGATACATACCCTGTTAGGGCAGACAACCCGTTCGGGGTATTATTTTTTTTGCGCCGGGCGCTTAAAAATCAAGCAATTATCGATATTGCATGTAAATAAAACCCCTGGGCAAATGAAAAACTCTCCTGCGGCAACAGAAACTGCGAAAATCGGCGGCAGCCGGCTAATTTCGGTTGATGCCTACCGTGGCTTTGTGATGTTGCTGATGATGGGCGAGGCGCTATCATTTAAGGAAGTTTATAGCAAGCTGCCCGGAAGTACGTTTTGGAGTGTTCTGGCCTTTAACCAGGATCACGTTGCCTGGGCCGGTTGTTCGCTGCATGATATGATCCAGCCGTCGTTTTCATTTTTGGTTGGCCTTGCTTTGCCTTTTTCAATAGCCGGCCGCATGGCTAAAGGCGATAAGTTCTCCGAATTGTTAAAGCATGCTTTGCTGCGCTCGGTTATACTTATTGCCCTGGGCATTTTTTTGCGTTCCATGTGGTCTAAACAAACGTATTTTACTTTCGAAGATACCCTGACCCAGATAGGCCTGGGATACACCTTCCTTTTTTTACTGGGATTTTGCAGGCAGCGGATACAAATTATTGCGCTCGTTGTAATTCTTGTAGGGTATTGGGCGGCTTTTGCAGCATACCCTTTGCCGGGCGGTGGTTTTGATTACGCGGCGGCAGGTGTACCCCCAAACTGGGAACATAATTTTACAGGCTTTGCCGCCCACTGGAACAAAAACACCAACCTAGCCTGGGCCTTTGATCGCTGGTTTTTAAACCTGTTCCCTCGCGAGTCCGTCTTTACTCACAATAATGGGGGCTATGCCACCCTAAGCTTTATACCAACCCTTGGCACCATGATTATTGGCTTGCTGGCCGGCAACCAACTGCGTAAAGGAACCGCTCCGTTTGTTTTGGTGCGCCGCTTTGTGTTAACCGGGATTGGTTTTATAGCCATTGCGACCTTATTACATTTTACAGGTATCGCGCCCATTGTAAAGCGCATCTGGACACCCGGCTGGGTATTGTTTAGCGGCGGATGCTGCTTTTTATTGCTATCCTTTTTTTACGGTGTTATTGATGCGGCGGGGCATAAAAAATGGCCGCTGTTGCTGGTAATGATAGGCACAAACTCCATAGCAGCCTACGTGCTGGCCGATGGTTTTGGCTCCTTTATCCGCGAGAGTTTATACATCCACCTGGGCCGTAACTATGATATGATTTTTGGCGATGCTTACAGTACACTCATTAAAGGCGCGCTTGTGCTGGCAATACAATGGCTTATCCTGTTTTGGATGTATCGTAAAAAAATATTCATTAAAATTTAAGGCAGGATTTCGGTAGGTGCCCGTGTTAATAAAACTCCTGCATGCACTGTGCGTAAGTAGCCCCAATGGGAATGCTGTGCTCATTGATATTAATTTGGGCCCTGTCAAACCGGCTGATTTTATCGCGGGCAACTATAAAAGCCCGATGCGTGCGGATAAACTTTTTGGCCGGGAGCATCAGCAACATATCGGTAATGGTTATCCGGGTGCTTAATGTGCTATCGCCCTGCAGGTATATTTTGGTATAGTTGCCGGCAGCCTCTATAAACAGGATTTCATTCAGCTTAACTTTAATTTGCTCATAACCGTCTTTTATAAATACAGACGTCACCTCGTCGGTGCTGCCGGGCTTGTTGCGTAACACATACAGCTCATGGGCTTTATTGCAGGCCTTTAAAAAGCGCGGCAGCGAAAAAGGTTTTAGCAGGTAATCAATGGCATCCAGTTCAAAGCTTTTTACGGCATGTTCAGAGTACGCTGTTGTGAAAATAACCATCGGCGGGTTGGCAATGCTGCTTAAAAAATCAATTCCGCTGATGTCGGGCATTTTAATATCAAGGAATATTAAATCTGTTTTATTTTTTTGCAGGTAGGTCAGCGCGTCAAATGCGTTGGTAAACGTTTCTGCCAACTCAATAAACGGCACTTTGGCTGCATGCGATTTTACTACGTCGAGCGCTATGGGTTCATCATCAATGGCAATGGCTATCATCCTTTAAAATTAATTATTATATGGAAGCTAAAAGCAGAATGCACAAAGCACAAAGCTAACATATTGATTTTCTGTTTGATAAAAGGATTAAATCATTATATGGAAGCTAAAAGCAGAATGCACAAAGCCTAAAGCTAACATATTGATTTTCTGTTTGATAAAAGGATTAAAGTAAGATTAATTAGTAAATTCTATATAATATCCAGCTGCACCGTTAGGTGTATAAAAAACTCTTTGGCGTTTTCGCGGATAACCAAATCGTGCCGGTTGGGGTAAAGTAATGCCAACCTTTGTTTTACGTTATCAAGCCCAATGCCGCTTTGCCCTTTTTCGGGGTCGTTATCATGGCGAATGTGGATGCTGTTGTGCACGTCAAAGTAAAGCGTGTTGCCATCGGTTTGCAGGGTAACCTTTATATGCGATGGGTTTTGCAGGCTTATGCCATGTTTAAAGGCATTCTCTACAAAAGGGATCAGCAGCATCGGTGTTATCATGAGCGCGCCCTGGTAATCTTCAATCTGGGTTTCAATAATGATAGATGATGAAGCGGATGTACGCAGCTTTTGCAACAGGATATAATTTTTAAGATAATCAATATCCCGCGATAGCAGGATCCTGTCGCGCACGTTTTCTTCCAGCATAAAACGCATCATATCGCCCAGTTTTTGAATGCCCTCGCCGGTGCGCTCGGCATTTTCCTGCAGGGCGGTGCCATACAGCGTATTTAGCGCGTTGAATAAAAAGTGCGGGTTAATTTGCGATTTTAAAAAGTTAAGGTTAGCATCCGATTGGCCCAACTCGGTTTTAAGGGTTTTAATTTCTTCGTCTTTTTTAGCGTTGCGCCTTTTGTAGGTAGTGCGGGCCAGCGGCATTACAATAAACAATTGCGTTAAAAAGTTGAGAAAAACCAACCATGCGATGTTTTCTGCGTCGCCAATATCAATAACCAGCACAAATATGGCGGCAGGCCTGCTTAATCCGCTTCCGCCTTTAAAGGATAAGCAGATGAGATACACCGCAAGAGACGATAGTGCCGCAAGCAGGAACATCCGGAAGAAATAATAAATGATATTCTTGTTTTTTAATTTCTCGTTTGGCAATAGCACATGTACGGCGTATAGGTATAAAACCATTGCTGCGGCTACATCATACAAAATATAAAAATGCAGCATAACCGGGGTGGATACATAAAGCAACCCAATGGTAATTAGTATCCACGATGCAGTAAGCAAAGAAGCTTCATAATACAGAGCGCTTTCGCCGTTTTGGCGGTTACGGTTAAAGTAAATGAACAGAATTTTTAGCGCCAGCAATGCCGCGAAATAGATGCTGATAATGCCCACTAAATAACTGAGTGCGATGAAAATAAATATTAGCAGCGAGCCGTTTAATGCCGTACCGCCATCACCTTCAAAAGCAGGTGTCAGGTAAAAGCAAAGCAAAAGATAGATGATAAATGTTACCAGATAACTAAACAGAATGGGCATCAGCGTTGCGCTCAATAGTGCGGGGGTAACCGCTTGCTGGCCCGCCTGGATCATGTTATTGGCTGCTATCTGATTATTGCGTACAATATCAAATATCGAAAGTATCAACGCCGCTATAATGCAGCCTGTTACTACCCAAAACTCAATCCGGGTTACGTCGTTTTTAAACTTAAAGGTTATTTGCTTAAACATTGCGTTTGTGATTTAAGGTGTATGTGTTTTCCGGTACAATGGTACAAAAGCTATTTTTGCCGAATTATTAAAATGTGATGAACCATCCAAAAAATGTGACGAACGACGTTGCCTGACCGGCTTTGAAGTTACCGCCCCGTTATATTACTCTCCCCACCGCCTTCCCCGGCTCAATTTAGTGTAACATTTACACTTGTTAAAAATCTCTTAAAGCACTGTTAATCATTAGTTAATATCTGGTATTTGCAAAATGCTTGTATTTTTTTGGATTTATATAAAAATCAGCGCTAAATTGATTTATTTTGTTTGTACAACCAATTATCTGCCCGGCTCCCATTTGCCGATAAGTTAACATCTATTTTATCTCATGCTAACAACATTAGCGTTTTTTTGCACAAAAATATCGTCGGCCAATATTCTTTGGGTCGGCAATCATCTTACATCAAAAAGGGTATAAATTAAATCAAGAACTATGAAAAAAAACTACAGATTCATTTTAAGGCTATTTTACCACGCAAGGCAAGCAGCCATGCTGCTGCTTTTTATGCTGATAGCCTCGGCAAGTGTACAGGCGCAACAAAGCACCACCATACGCGGTACCGTTACCGACGAAACCAATTCCCCTCTGCCGGGTGTTGTGGTAACGGTTAAAAGCACAGGCAAAGCTACCACAACCAACAGTAACGGTGTTTACCAGGTTACGGTTAGCGGTGCTGCTGATGTTTTGAAATTTACATTTTTAGGTTCGGTACCTAAAGAAGTAACCGTAGGCGGCAAAACCGTTGTAAATATTACTTTGGTAACCGATACCAAACAGCTTAAGGATGTTGTGGTTATTGGTTATGGTACAGCAAGCCGTAAGGATGTAACCGGAGCCATTACCTCGGTAAAGGCCGAAGACTTTAACGCAGGTGTTTTAACCACTCCCGCCGAACTTTTACAAGGTAAGGTAGCCGGCTTAAACATTACCAAAAGCGGCGACCCTAACAAACAGCCTGCAACTATTTTAAGGGGACCATCAACCCTGCGCGAGGGTGCTGCACAACAGCCGTTTTATGTGATTGACGGTGTTCCAGGCGCTTCTATCGACCTGCTTGCGCCAGCTGACATTGAAAGCATTGATGTGTTAAAAGATGCATCGTCTACAGCTATTTACGGTTCGCGTGCTGCAAACGGTGTAATTATAGTTACTACCCGCAAGGCCAAAGCCGGGCAAACAAGGCTAACTTACAGCGCTTATGGTGCTGTTGAGAAGGTATCAAAAAACATCGACGTACTTACCGGCGATCAGCTGCGCCAATACCTGGCCGACAACGGTGTAAAAGCATTGGCCCAACCAACTGATGATGACGGCTCCAATACCAATTGGCAAAAGCTTGCCGAAAGAACCGGTTATTCTCAAAACCATAACCTTTCATACGGCGGCGCCGGTACCAATTCGGAGTATGGTGCAAGTGTAAACTATATGAAAAATAATGGTATACTAAGAAATACCAGCCTTGAGCGTACCATTTACAAAGGCTATATCAACCAGCGGTTTTTCAATGATCGTTTAAAATTGGGTATCACCCTTACCAACAGCGTTACCAAAAACAACGATATATTTCAAAGCCAGGTGTTATCGGGTATTTTATTCTACCTGCCAACGGTTAGCCCCTTTAACCCTGATGGTACCTATAAAGAAAACTACTCCCGTACAGGTAGCGGCCCATTAAACCCGTTAAGTTTAATTAACAACAACTTCACCAAAACAGAAAATAACAAAACGCTCATCAATGGTTTTGCTTCTGTCGACATATTAAAAGGTTTAAAGTTTACTATATCTGGGTCAACCCAAAAAGAGCAGAACAACGTAAACACATACTCTACAAGCCAGTCGGGTATCTATGTTAACCAAAACGGCGTTGCTGTACGCAGTGCCTATACTAATACCAGCAATGTTGTTGAAGCTTATTTTAATTATGACCGTGTTTTTGGAAAGCACTCGTTGAAATTATTGGGTGGATACTCTTATCAGCAGGATCGTAACAATGACGGTTTTGGTGTGCAAACACAAAACTTCTCAAACGATGCCTTAACTTACAACTACCTGGCCCTTTCAAACCCTACCCAGCTTTCGCAAATAGTATTTAACCCGGCCTATATTTCAACATTAAGGTTTGTATCGTTTTATGCACGTGCTCAGTATGAGTTTTCAGACAAATACCTATTACAGGCTTCATTGAGGGAAGACGGCTCTTCGGCATTTGGTATTAACCAGCGCCATGGTTATTTCCCGGCTGTTTCTGCAGGATGGAAGATCACTAACGAAGAGTTTATGAAATCCATTCCGGTTATCAGCGACCTGAAATTAAGGGCAGGCTATGGTGTATCAGGTAACAGTTTGGGCTTCGATGCCTTTACCGCAAGGTTAATTTACGGCGTTCCTCCGGGCGGCGGTAAATTTTTAAGCAATGGCAACATTGTTAACCCTATTGGCCCTGTACGTAACGATAACCCCGATTTGAAATGGGAGAGTACCGCAACCACCAACGTTGGTTTGGATTTTGGTTTGTTTAATAACCGTTTAACCGGCTCGGTAGATTACTATATCAAGAAAACGTCCGATCTGATATACACTTACCCGGTGTCAACAACATTGTATTTTTATCCATTTTATACTGCTAACGTAGGTAAAATTAAAAACAGCGGTATCGAGGTTGTTATCAACGCGGTACCTGTAAAAACACGCGATTTTACCTGGCGTACTTCATTCAATGTTTCGCATAATAAAAACGTTGTACAAAGCCTGTCAAACAGCCAGTTTGGCCTTAACTTTATTCAAACAGCACAGTTGGGTGGTAAAGGTCAATCAGGCAACTACAGCCAGATCATTCAGCCAGGCTATGCTATCGGCACGTTTGACCTGTGGCATTACTTAGGTAAAAATGCCAACGGCGTAAGTACCTATCAAAAGGCCGACGGATCAACAACGGCTACCCAACCGCTTACCTCCGATCAGTTTATTAAATACGATGCCCAACCGAAACTGATTTACGGCTGGAGCAACAGTTTCTTCTATAAAAACTTCGACCTTAATTTCCTGGTACGCGGTGTATACGGCAACAAAGTACTGAACGCAACCCTCGCCTCGCTGAACAACCCTGCCGATTCAAAGCTGCAGAATATCCCAACGTTTACCTTAGGCGAATCATTTAAAGATATCAATGCTTACCTCGTATCTGATCGTTTCCTTGAAAGTGGTTCATACCTGCGTTTAGATAACGCTACACTGGGTTACACCATCAAGCCACATATCCAGGCCTTTAAAAGCCTTCGTTTTTATGCATCCGGAAATAACATTTTTATCATCACCAAATACCGTGGTGTTGATCCCGAAATTAATATCGGCGGCCTGACACCGGGTATCGATAATAAGGATTTCTATCCTAAAACACGCACGTTTAGCTTAGGCATAACGGCACAATTCTAAAAAATCAGAAGGAGATAAAAAGATGAAAAAGATAATTATAATATGTGCCGCAATTGCCGTGATCATGAGCACATATTCATGTACAAAATTAGATGTACCTGTTGAATCACAATACGTAAAAACAAATTTCCCGGTTACCGATGCCGATTATACCGCATTGCTGGGCACTATTTATTCAAACCTATCGGCAAGCTACGCGGTGCCTTACTGGCGCATGCAGGACATGTCTACAGATGAGGCCATATTGCCCGCCCGTGATGGCAACTTTGACGACGGCGGCCAGTACAGGCAATTACACTACCACACCTGGACGTTTGACCACCCTAACGTAATAGGTGTTTGGCAATGGGGTTTTGGGGGTATCAACACCTGTAACCGTATCATCAGCGTAATTAACGCTTCATCATCATCGGCCACAAAAAAGGCAGCCTCTATTGCCGAAGTTAAAGCAATGCGCGCCCTGTACCTTTATTTCATGATGGATTTGTACGGCAACGTACCTATCATTACCGATTTTCCGGTAACTGTACAACCCGCCAACCAGCCGCGTGCCAAGGTATACGCGTTTATTGAAAGCGAGCTTAAAGCCGTTTTACCTTTATTGCCCGCTAAAAGCGCCAATGCAGCAACAAACGTATCGCAGTATGGCCGCCCAACAAAAGGTATGGTGTTTGCCTTGCTTGCAAAAATGTACCTCAACTCCGGCGTGTATACCGGTACCACCCGTTACCAGGAAACCGTTACCATGTGCGATAGCGTACAGGCCAACGCCAACTACTTCCTGGATGCCAGATACAGGGACATATTTTTGCCAACCAATGGCCCGGCAATTAATGAAACCATTTTTGCAGTACCTTACGATCAGCAAATACCGGGCAACCAGTTTACCCGTTTCGGTTTCTTTTACTACCTGGCTAATGCATACGGCTTTAACGTGGGTTTAAGTATTGCTATGAGTACTACGCCCGAGTTTTACAACCGTTTTAATATTCCGGGCGACGACCGTACCAAAACATGGCTGGCTGGACCGCAATATTATCCAGATGGGAATGGCGGCTTTACTAATCAGCCGGTTTACTATCCTGTGGGAGCCGCAGGTGTTCCGCCAAACACACAAATAAACATTATTCCTACGTTAACCTTAACCGGGTTAAAGCCAATGGATTTGGGCAACGATGTGCTTACTTCACAATCAGAAGGCGTGCGTTCACTAAAATACTATCCGGATGTTAACATCATCCAGGCAACCCGGTTAAACAGTAATGATGTACCGGTATTCCGTTTGGCCGATGTGTACCTGATGAAAGCAGAAGCTATATTGCGCGGGGCAACACCAACAGCCATAAACGGCGAAGTGCAAATCCCGCTTATATTGGTAAACAAACTTCGTACCCGCGCTCACGCGCAACTGGCCTCATCCATTGATTTGGATGGCTTGCTGGATGAGCGTGCACGTGAACTGTCATGGGAAGCATGGCGCCGTAACGATTTGATCCGTTATGGGTTGTTTGAAAAAGAGTATCCGCTGCCCGTTGCCGGTGGTAAAACAGACGATTTGAAAATGAATACCGATCCTACCCGTAGGTTATATCCAATTCCATCAACCGAATTAAAAACAAATCCTAACCTGGTGCAAAACCCTGGTTATTAATATTTTTTTGACAGATAATAAGCGCAAAGGACACGTCTCTTGCGCTTATTTCGTTTTAATTTGATAGCTAAATAATATAATACCATGAAACTCATTAGCGGCTTACTCATCAGCCTTTTATTCCCACTCACGGTTTTAAAAAACGATACCGATGATATTACCATCAACAAGATCCAGGTAATCGGATCGCACAATAGCTATAAGCGGGCCATCGACCCCAAATTGTTTAAATTTTTGCAGCAGCGCGATTCTGTGGGCATGAGCAAAATTGATTACGAACACGTCGATCTGTCAGATCAGCTTAATTTAGGTTTGGGCGCCCTGGAAATAGATGTTTACGCTGATGCCAAAGGCGGTAAATATGCCCACCCAAAAGGATTGGACTGGGCACCCGGCCAACCCGCTTTTGATACCGATGGCGTAATGAAAGCGCCCGGCTTTAAGGTTTTTCATATACAGGATATCGACTACCGCAGCAATTGTCAAACCTTTAAACTTTGCCTGCAGGAGCTAAAAAAATGGAGCGACGCGCATCCAGGCCATAACCCTGTTTTTATTACTATGAATGCCAAGGACGAGCCGATGAAGAAGCCGGGCTTTACCATCCCCGAAAAATTTACTTCGGCCACATTTAACGCTTTGGATAAAGAGATTTTGGATAACCTGGGCAAACAATACGTAATAACCCCCGACGATGTACGGGGCAAATATAAAACCCTTGAAACAGCAGTATTACATAACAACTGGCCAACGCTAAAAGCAGCTAAAGGGAAGTTTATATTTATCCTTGATGAAAAAGGCAAAAAAAGGGCCGCTTATATAGCCGGCCACCCATCGTTAAAAGGCAGGGTGTTGTTTGCCGATGCTATGCCCGGCACGCCCGAAGCTGCCATCCATATCATGAACAACGCAAAAAAAGACCTTGTTGCAATAAAAGCACTGGTAAAAAAAGGATATATCATCCGTACCCGTGCTGATTCGGACACCGAAGAAGCCCGCAATAATGACAAAAGCTCATTTGCCGCCGCGCAAAAATCGGGAGCTCAAATTATCAGTACCGACTACTACAAAAAAAGCACTCATTTTAAATCAGATTACGTGATCAGTTTTGCTGATGGCACCTACTTTAAAGTTGACCCATTGTTTAAGGCGACGGCGGCCGTTGGTGCAAAGTAACAAGCATATTATAACTAATAACGGAAGCCCTGGATGTGATAGTCCGGGGCTTTCCTGGTTTAATAATTCCAGATTTGAGAAGTTTAATTAATGCTGTTTTTTTTCAACAAATTGTTGATGGCTACACTGTTTAAAATTTTTTTAAGTCTTCCGCTGCTTTATCATCGAAAGCAAAATATTTCTCCGTCTCTGCACAAAATGTTCCTACCTTACGTTATCGTAGTAATTAAAACTAACCATCAAACTTTACACAACATGAAAAAACTACTTACCCTTGTCATCCTGTTCGCGCTTGTTGCTCCCGTATTTGCACAATCAACCGATTCGCGCCGCACTATTGTTGTTACCGGTACAGCTGAAGCCGAAGTTACACCCGATAATATCACCGTGTCTATCGCACTACAGGAATTTATGGATGGCAAAAAACGTGTGCCTATTTATGAGTTGGAGGCTCAGCTTGAAAAAGCGGTTAAAGATGCCGGTATCCCTAAAGAGGATTTCACTATCGATGATGTTTCGGCCTGGAACAATTATTATCAAAAGAAAAGAGCTCCCGATTTTATGGCCGGCAAGCAATATCATATCCTGGTGCACAACCTTGATAAATACAACAAGATATTGGCCGCTATAAACCCCAAAGGCATTTCTGCTACCGAGGTACAAAGCTCCGAATACTCTAAAATAATCGAACTAAAGCGGGAGCTTAAGATTAAGGCCCTTCTTGCTGCCCGCGATAAAGCAA
The genomic region above belongs to Mucilaginibacter sp. KACC 22773 and contains:
- a CDS encoding Crp/Fnr family transcriptional regulator; this encodes MSNTSDFLAKIPFFYEPEFKAELMEHAKVVSFNKGDVIVRDGQYVKFLPIVIKGAIRVFQQKEDREFLLYYVKAEETCTMSLAAAYFNNKSTSHGVVTEPTEVLIFPAGLIDQWQLKYPSWNRYVMNIFRKRYDELISNFEVTVFEHIDVRVMEYLKNRARNEGSNSVHFSHRQLADELGTTRVVISRILKEFERQQKIKLYRGRIDML
- a CDS encoding DUF1059 domain-containing protein gives rise to the protein MKTLHCADAGFTCDAVVTANTEEEVLTIAAEHARTVHGTEVTPEMAEQIKTLIKEA
- a CDS encoding acyltransferase family protein translates to MKNSPAATETAKIGGSRLISVDAYRGFVMLLMMGEALSFKEVYSKLPGSTFWSVLAFNQDHVAWAGCSLHDMIQPSFSFLVGLALPFSIAGRMAKGDKFSELLKHALLRSVILIALGIFLRSMWSKQTYFTFEDTLTQIGLGYTFLFLLGFCRQRIQIIALVVILVGYWAAFAAYPLPGGGFDYAAAGVPPNWEHNFTGFAAHWNKNTNLAWAFDRWFLNLFPRESVFTHNNGGYATLSFIPTLGTMIIGLLAGNQLRKGTAPFVLVRRFVLTGIGFIAIATLLHFTGIAPIVKRIWTPGWVLFSGGCCFLLLSFFYGVIDAAGHKKWPLLLVMIGTNSIAAYVLADGFGSFIRESLYIHLGRNYDMIFGDAYSTLIKGALVLAIQWLILFWMYRKKIFIKI
- a CDS encoding LytR/AlgR family response regulator transcription factor, coding for MIAIAIDDEPIALDVVKSHAAKVPFIELAETFTNAFDALTYLQKNKTDLIFLDIKMPDISGIDFLSSIANPPMVIFTTAYSEHAVKSFELDAIDYLLKPFSLPRFLKACNKAHELYVLRNKPGSTDEVTSVFIKDGYEQIKVKLNEILFIEAAGNYTKIYLQGDSTLSTRITITDMLLMLPAKKFIRTHRAFIVARDKISRFDRAQININEHSIPIGATYAQCMQEFY
- a CDS encoding sensor histidine kinase — encoded protein: MFKQITFKFKNDVTRIEFWVVTGCIIAALILSIFDIVRNNQIAANNMIQAGQQAVTPALLSATLMPILFSYLVTFIIYLLLCFYLTPAFEGDGGTALNGSLLIFIFIALSYLVGIISIYFAALLALKILFIYFNRNRQNGESALYYEASLLTASWILITIGLLYVSTPVMLHFYILYDVAAAMVLYLYAVHVLLPNEKLKNKNIIYYFFRMFLLAALSSLAVYLICLSFKGGSGLSRPAAIFVLVIDIGDAENIAWLVFLNFLTQLFIVMPLARTTYKRRNAKKDEEIKTLKTELGQSDANLNFLKSQINPHFLFNALNTLYGTALQENAERTGEGIQKLGDMMRFMLEENVRDRILLSRDIDYLKNYILLQKLRTSASSSIIIETQIEDYQGALMITPMLLIPFVENAFKHGISLQNPSHIKVTLQTDGNTLYFDVHNSIHIRHDNDPEKGQSGIGLDNVKQRLALLYPNRHDLVIRENAKEFFIHLTVQLDII
- a CDS encoding SusC/RagA family TonB-linked outer membrane protein — translated: MKKNYRFILRLFYHARQAAMLLLFMLIASASVQAQQSTTIRGTVTDETNSPLPGVVVTVKSTGKATTTNSNGVYQVTVSGAADVLKFTFLGSVPKEVTVGGKTVVNITLVTDTKQLKDVVVIGYGTASRKDVTGAITSVKAEDFNAGVLTTPAELLQGKVAGLNITKSGDPNKQPATILRGPSTLREGAAQQPFYVIDGVPGASIDLLAPADIESIDVLKDASSTAIYGSRAANGVIIVTTRKAKAGQTRLTYSAYGAVEKVSKNIDVLTGDQLRQYLADNGVKALAQPTDDDGSNTNWQKLAERTGYSQNHNLSYGGAGTNSEYGASVNYMKNNGILRNTSLERTIYKGYINQRFFNDRLKLGITLTNSVTKNNDIFQSQVLSGILFYLPTVSPFNPDGTYKENYSRTGSGPLNPLSLINNNFTKTENNKTLINGFASVDILKGLKFTISGSTQKEQNNVNTYSTSQSGIYVNQNGVAVRSAYTNTSNVVEAYFNYDRVFGKHSLKLLGGYSYQQDRNNDGFGVQTQNFSNDALTYNYLALSNPTQLSQIVFNPAYISTLRFVSFYARAQYEFSDKYLLQASLREDGSSAFGINQRHGYFPAVSAGWKITNEEFMKSIPVISDLKLRAGYGVSGNSLGFDAFTARLIYGVPPGGGKFLSNGNIVNPIGPVRNDNPDLKWESTATTNVGLDFGLFNNRLTGSVDYYIKKTSDLIYTYPVSTTLYFYPFYTANVGKIKNSGIEVVINAVPVKTRDFTWRTSFNVSHNKNVVQSLSNSQFGLNFIQTAQLGGKGQSGNYSQIIQPGYAIGTFDLWHYLGKNANGVSTYQKADGSTTATQPLTSDQFIKYDAQPKLIYGWSNSFFYKNFDLNFLVRGVYGNKVLNATLASLNNPADSKLQNIPTFTLGESFKDINAYLVSDRFLESGSYLRLDNATLGYTIKPHIQAFKSLRFYASGNNIFIITKYRGVDPEINIGGLTPGIDNKDFYPKTRTFSLGITAQF
- a CDS encoding RagB/SusD family nutrient uptake outer membrane protein; this encodes MKKIIIICAAIAVIMSTYSCTKLDVPVESQYVKTNFPVTDADYTALLGTIYSNLSASYAVPYWRMQDMSTDEAILPARDGNFDDGGQYRQLHYHTWTFDHPNVIGVWQWGFGGINTCNRIISVINASSSSATKKAASIAEVKAMRALYLYFMMDLYGNVPIITDFPVTVQPANQPRAKVYAFIESELKAVLPLLPAKSANAATNVSQYGRPTKGMVFALLAKMYLNSGVYTGTTRYQETVTMCDSVQANANYFLDARYRDIFLPTNGPAINETIFAVPYDQQIPGNQFTRFGFFYYLANAYGFNVGLSIAMSTTPEFYNRFNIPGDDRTKTWLAGPQYYPDGNGGFTNQPVYYPVGAAGVPPNTQINIIPTLTLTGLKPMDLGNDVLTSQSEGVRSLKYYPDVNIIQATRLNSNDVPVFRLADVYLMKAEAILRGATPTAINGEVQIPLILVNKLRTRAHAQLASSIDLDGLLDERARELSWEAWRRNDLIRYGLFEKEYPLPVAGGKTDDLKMNTDPTRRLYPIPSTELKTNPNLVQNPGY
- a CDS encoding phosphatidylinositol-specific phospholipase C1-like protein, which codes for MKLISGLLISLLFPLTVLKNDTDDITINKIQVIGSHNSYKRAIDPKLFKFLQQRDSVGMSKIDYEHVDLSDQLNLGLGALEIDVYADAKGGKYAHPKGLDWAPGQPAFDTDGVMKAPGFKVFHIQDIDYRSNCQTFKLCLQELKKWSDAHPGHNPVFITMNAKDEPMKKPGFTIPEKFTSATFNALDKEILDNLGKQYVITPDDVRGKYKTLETAVLHNNWPTLKAAKGKFIFILDEKGKKRAAYIAGHPSLKGRVLFADAMPGTPEAAIHIMNNAKKDLVAIKALVKKGYIIRTRADSDTEEARNNDKSSFAAAQKSGAQIISTDYYKKSTHFKSDYVISFADGTYFKVDPLFKATAAVGAK
- a CDS encoding SIMPL domain-containing protein, producing MKKLLTLVILFALVAPVFAQSTDSRRTIVVTGTAEAEVTPDNITVSIALQEFMDGKKRVPIYELEAQLEKAVKDAGIPKEDFTIDDVSAWNNYYQKKRAPDFMAGKQYHILVHNLDKYNKILAAINPKGISATEVQSSEYSKIIELKRELKIKALLAARDKATYMLDALGEKLGRPITINEADPAVSYFGLSVPQYSNTIMFNKAAPAESDINYKKIKVSFQVQAVFEIK